From Cydia pomonella isolate Wapato2018A chromosome 26, ilCydPomo1, whole genome shotgun sequence, one genomic window encodes:
- the LOC133531935 gene encoding KRAB-A domain-containing protein 2-like, protein MSESNGVVVTKNVDKEALKVKFKEKISNLNKNKCSFHIKNKQLYEQIISEVESAKVAEKKTSLQYRRLKRYDVVCFGDEKKLIKPLSDTKNIQYYVTDDELFDVIECAHQECGHGGRDLTLKALNKKYANVTKECVNYYLDLCETCHKKKSQPKKGLVVKPLLFKETHARGQVDLVDMQTCPDRDYKYILNYQDHLTKFVILRPLHTKTAQEVAHNLLDIFCTIGAPSVLQSDNGREFANRVVEELKVMWPELSIVHGKPRHSQSQGSVERANQHVQQILFAWMEDNKTNRWSEGLRFCQLKKNCAPSWHKTIAI, encoded by the coding sequence ATGAGTGAATCAAACGGTGTTGTTGTTACTAAAAACGTGGATAAAGAAGCTTTAAAAGTAAAGTTTAAAGAGAAAATttctaatttgaataaaaataagtgttcatttcacataaaaaacaaacagttGTATGAGCAGATTATCAGTGAGGTAGAATCCGCTAAAGTAGCTGAAAAGAAAACGTCTTTGCAGTATCGCCGTCTCAAACGCTACGACGTTGTTTGTTTTGgggacgaaaaaaaattgattaagcCATTGtcagatacaaaaaatatacaatactaCGTTACGGATGACGAGTTATTCGATGTGATTGAATGTGCTCATCAGGAATGTGGTCATGGTGGTAGAGATCTCACATTgaaagctttaaataaaaagtatgcAAATGTCACAAAAGAGTGCGTAAACTATTACTTGGATTTATGTGAAACGTGTCACAAGAAAAAGAGTCAGCCTAAAAAGGGACTCGTCGTTAAACCGTTATTATTTAAAGAGACTCACGCACGGGGACAAGTGGATCTTGTAGACATGCAGACGTGTCCTGACCGTgattacaagtatattttaaaCTACCAAGATCATTTGACAAAATTTGTGATTCTTCGTCCCCTACACACAAAAACAGCACAGGAAGTAGCGCACAATCTCCTTGATATATTTTGTACTATAGGTGCGCCTTCTGTGCTTCAATCAGACAACGGACGAGAATTCGCCAACCGTGTCGTAGAAGAGTTAAAAGTAATGTGGCCCGAATTGTCCATAGTGCATGGCAAACCACGTCATTCTCAAAGTCAGGGAAGCGTGGAGCGTGCAAATCAGCATGTACAGCAAATATTGTTCGCATGGATGGAAGATAATAAAACTAATCGTTGGAGTGAGGGCCTCCGATTCTGTCAACTGAAGAAAAATTGCGCACCATCATGGCATAAAACAATCGCCATTTGA